From a single Cnuibacter physcomitrellae genomic region:
- a CDS encoding DNA repair helicase XPB, with amino-acid sequence MPNGPLIVQSDRTVLLEVAHPDAEAARHELAAFAELERAPEHVHTYRVTRLGLWNARAAGHTSDEILGVLERWSKFPVPQAVSVDVAETVARYGRLVIDRRDDGELVLRSTEPAILSEIARGKRVAPLLTGRVDDTSYTVQAWARGQLKQELIKLGWPADDLAGFTPGTPHDIDLDETAWHLRDYQQQAVTSFVDHGSGVVVLPCGAGKTLVGAGAMAEIKANTLILVTNTVSARQWRSELLRRTSLTEDEIGEYSGAVKDVKPVTIATYQILTSKRGGAYRHLELLDALDWGLIVYDEVHLLPAPVFKLTADLQARRRLGLTATLVREDGRESDVFSLIGPKRYDAPWKEIEAQGYISPAECFEVRVDLSHSERLEYAAAADDERYRLAASAPEKLAATRELIDRHPGEQVLVIGQYLDQLEALSEALDVPQITGATPVDERERLFQAFRDGEERILVVSKVANFSVDLPEASVAIQVSGSFGSRQEEAQRLGRLLRPKESGHTASFYTLVTRDTVDAEFAQNRQRFLAEQGYSYRILDADTIAA; translated from the coding sequence ATGCCCAACGGACCTCTCATCGTCCAGAGCGACCGCACCGTGCTCCTCGAGGTCGCCCATCCCGACGCCGAAGCCGCGCGCCACGAGCTCGCGGCCTTCGCCGAGCTGGAGCGCGCTCCCGAGCACGTGCACACCTACCGGGTGACGCGGCTCGGCCTGTGGAACGCGCGCGCCGCGGGCCACACCTCCGACGAGATCCTGGGCGTGCTCGAGCGCTGGTCGAAGTTCCCGGTGCCGCAGGCGGTGAGCGTCGACGTCGCCGAGACCGTCGCCCGCTACGGCAGGCTCGTGATCGACCGCCGCGACGACGGCGAGCTCGTCCTGCGCTCCACCGAGCCCGCGATCCTGTCGGAGATCGCCCGCGGCAAGCGCGTCGCACCCCTCCTCACCGGGCGGGTCGACGACACCTCGTACACGGTGCAGGCGTGGGCACGCGGGCAGCTCAAGCAGGAGCTCATCAAGCTCGGCTGGCCCGCCGACGACCTCGCCGGCTTCACGCCGGGCACGCCCCACGACATCGACCTCGACGAGACCGCGTGGCACCTGCGCGACTACCAGCAGCAGGCCGTCACGAGCTTCGTCGACCATGGCTCGGGAGTCGTCGTGCTCCCCTGCGGCGCGGGCAAGACGCTGGTGGGCGCGGGCGCGATGGCCGAGATCAAGGCGAACACGCTCATCCTCGTCACCAACACCGTCTCGGCGAGGCAGTGGCGCAGCGAGCTGCTCCGTCGCACGAGCCTCACCGAGGACGAGATCGGCGAGTACTCGGGCGCGGTGAAGGACGTCAAGCCGGTCACGATTGCGACCTACCAGATCCTCACCTCCAAGCGCGGCGGGGCGTACCGCCACCTCGAGCTGCTCGACGCGCTCGACTGGGGCCTCATCGTCTACGACGAGGTGCACCTCCTCCCCGCCCCCGTGTTCAAGCTCACCGCCGACCTCCAGGCTCGCCGTCGGCTCGGCCTCACGGCGACGCTCGTGCGGGAGGACGGTCGCGAGTCCGACGTCTTCAGCCTGATCGGGCCCAAGCGCTACGACGCGCCCTGGAAGGAGATCGAGGCGCAGGGCTACATCTCCCCCGCGGAGTGCTTCGAGGTGCGGGTCGACCTGTCGCACTCGGAGCGGCTCGAGTACGCCGCGGCGGCCGACGACGAGCGCTACCGCCTCGCGGCGAGCGCCCCCGAGAAGCTCGCCGCCACGCGCGAGCTGATCGACCGTCACCCGGGCGAGCAGGTGCTCGTCATCGGGCAGTACCTCGACCAGCTCGAGGCGCTGTCGGAGGCCCTCGACGTCCCGCAGATCACCGGCGCCACCCCGGTCGACGAGCGCGAGCGGCTGTTCCAGGCGTTCCGCGACGGGGAGGAGCGGATCCTCGTGGTCAGCAAGGTCGCCAACTTCTCGGTCGACCTCCCGGAGGCGTCGGTGGCCATCCAGGTGTCGGGCTCCTTCGGATCGCGGCAGGAGGAGGCGCAGCGGCTCGGCCGGCTGCTCCGACCCAAGGAGTCCGGCCACACCGCCTCGTTCTACACGCTCGTCACGCGCGACACGGTGGACGCCGAGTTCGCTCAGAACCGCCAGCGGTTCCTCGCCGAGCAGGGCTACTCGTACCGGATCCTCGACGCCGACACGATCGCAGCGTAG
- a CDS encoding helicase-associated domain-containing protein, translating into MSAPLDLARELSARDADDLATLLTAREIGGRSLRDLFDLADALLDDASILAALAPLPRGALERLAAGEPLDASEASSASDVSSASDVSSASDTDEADDADPSESARTARRLALIDQHGRPFAPVVAVAARVLADAPRAEHPSDDALPAPTDPAVGTDPSIGTTPSVEADAAERATAAVLGVHELLDVLRGSRVRWRARGGIAVADERRLSTDLDPQHADVSQLAQLALDAGLAAVESDLLLPTDEAASWSTLPAPERWHRLLVGWFRALPRPLASVVIDRPSLLADPSALLTALRAAFPAVSAEVVEAVPTATAMADALGLVASGHPSSLGNALSGSAGPEAFAGSFPTPVDRVYLLDDLSIVSPGPLAPDLDARLRELATVESRGLATTYRISRGSLDRALSAGVTEERMRDLLVRLSLTGIPQALDYLLREAAAAHGRLRVESVDGDTLIKADEARLTEEISVHQSLSALRLERIDAATLRTSRARDAVYWMLVDAGYAPSAWQDGREVPLSRARIAHPPQTEGTLDGSPRTEALQVATRLLAATPPMVDDTSAWNTRELERALRARERVRLGVRMPDGTLRVIVALPLGLSGGRLRFSDTGAGVERTVPLRSIDDVAPETDAAGAST; encoded by the coding sequence GTGAGCGCACCGCTCGACCTCGCGCGTGAGCTGTCGGCTCGCGACGCCGACGACCTGGCGACTCTCCTGACCGCCAGGGAGATCGGCGGACGATCCCTGCGCGATCTCTTCGATCTCGCCGACGCCCTGCTCGACGACGCCTCGATCCTCGCCGCGCTCGCCCCGCTGCCGCGAGGAGCGCTCGAGCGACTCGCCGCGGGTGAGCCGCTCGACGCGAGCGAGGCGAGCAGCGCGAGCGACGTGAGCAGCGCGAGCGACGTGAGCAGCGCGAGCGACACAGACGAGGCGGACGACGCCGATCCCAGCGAGAGCGCCCGCACGGCGCGGCGGCTCGCCCTCATCGACCAGCACGGCCGCCCGTTCGCTCCCGTCGTGGCGGTGGCGGCCCGCGTCCTCGCGGACGCACCGCGCGCCGAGCACCCCTCCGACGACGCGCTCCCCGCTCCGACCGACCCCGCCGTCGGCACCGACCCCTCCATCGGCACCACCCCCTCCGTCGAGGCGGACGCCGCGGAGCGCGCCACCGCCGCGGTGCTCGGCGTGCACGAGCTCCTCGACGTCCTCCGCGGCTCGCGGGTGCGCTGGCGCGCCCGCGGCGGCATCGCGGTGGCCGACGAGCGCCGCCTGAGCACGGACCTCGACCCGCAGCACGCCGACGTGTCGCAGCTCGCCCAGCTCGCGCTCGACGCGGGCCTCGCCGCCGTCGAGTCCGATCTCCTCCTGCCGACGGACGAGGCGGCCTCCTGGTCGACCCTTCCCGCGCCCGAGCGCTGGCATCGCCTCCTCGTGGGGTGGTTCAGGGCGCTGCCGCGTCCGCTCGCGTCGGTCGTGATCGACCGCCCGTCCCTGCTGGCGGACCCGTCCGCCCTCCTGACGGCGCTCAGAGCGGCCTTCCCCGCCGTCTCCGCGGAGGTCGTCGAGGCCGTGCCGACCGCGACGGCGATGGCGGATGCGCTCGGGCTGGTGGCCTCCGGCCACCCGTCCTCGCTCGGGAACGCGCTCTCGGGCTCCGCGGGTCCGGAGGCGTTCGCCGGGTCCTTCCCCACCCCGGTCGACCGGGTCTATCTGCTCGACGATCTGTCGATCGTGTCGCCCGGCCCGCTCGCTCCCGACCTCGACGCCCGCCTTCGCGAGCTCGCGACCGTCGAGTCGCGCGGACTCGCGACCACGTACCGGATCTCTCGCGGAAGCCTCGATCGCGCTCTCTCCGCCGGGGTGACGGAGGAGCGGATGCGCGACCTGCTCGTGCGCCTCTCTCTCACCGGCATCCCCCAGGCGCTCGACTACCTCCTCCGCGAGGCTGCGGCCGCCCATGGGCGACTGCGTGTCGAATCGGTCGACGGCGACACGCTGATCAAGGCGGACGAGGCGCGGCTCACCGAGGAGATCTCCGTCCACCAGTCGCTGTCCGCCCTCCGGCTCGAGCGGATCGACGCGGCGACCCTCCGCACGTCGCGAGCGCGCGACGCGGTCTACTGGATGCTCGTCGACGCCGGCTACGCCCCCAGCGCGTGGCAGGACGGACGGGAGGTCCCCCTGTCGAGGGCGAGGATCGCACACCCGCCCCAGACCGAGGGGACGCTCGACGGATCGCCGAGGACCGAGGCCCTGCAGGTGGCCACGCGCCTGCTCGCCGCCACGCCGCCGATGGTCGACGACACCTCCGCCTGGAACACCCGCGAGCTCGAGAGAGCCCTCCGCGCCCGCGAGAGGGTGCGTCTCGGCGTCCGGATGCCCGACGGCACCCTGCGCGTGATCGTCGCGCTGCCGCTCGGACTCTCCGGCGGGAGGTTGCGGTTCTCCGACACGGGGGCCGGCGTGGAGCGCACGGTCCCCCTCCGGAGCATCGACGACGTCGCGCCCGAGACCGACGCCGCGGGTGCATCCACGTAG
- a CDS encoding sensor histidine kinase has product MHNALLKQWNSISLRTKITGVTVLMLTFGLVVSGIGTMLVLRSYLLTQVDSQLDSAAKDPSPFLGPGAEPGEFKLQDIQSAPDDYFVGLYDASGNLLISNWGANDTNAMPSAAVSLDSTNLLEGKVFTTESLDQRTEWHAVSTIVYIGTDGSQGSIVIAQALTATERTTATYLSIFLAFGIGVVILGAMLTRLLVTSTFGPLRAVERTAAAIADGDFSQRLSDDIPNTEVGRLNRSLNTMLSRIDRAFADRARTIDQMRRFVGDASHELRTPLVSVRGYAELYRMGALQTPEDVASAMERIEKEAIRMSTLVEDLLELARLDETRPLQLSRVDLVPLAMDAAMDARASSPQRVISVITPLGPSEVAITPVLPALDAAPAPAPAPASSSESSAVAPESAPAPTGVAPAKPPRGVSTATRPIAALGARLRRRGRTAPVPIPGIAQSADETAPIPTASLTRPIVLAEENKIRQVIANLVGNALRYTPDDSPIDIAVSADDTRRVAVLDVIDHGEGIPPQIREKIFQRFWRADTSRARETGGSGLGLAIVASIVATHQGTVEALETPGGGATFRVTLPLVPVPGSPAPTPRDARAAAAASAATPPASASASASATPTDADGDEGEGPSSTTTAYLS; this is encoded by the coding sequence ATGCACAACGCGCTCCTGAAGCAGTGGAACTCGATCTCACTGCGCACCAAGATCACCGGCGTCACGGTGCTGATGCTGACCTTCGGGCTGGTGGTCTCGGGCATCGGGACGATGCTGGTGCTGCGCTCCTACCTGCTCACGCAGGTCGACTCCCAGCTCGACAGCGCCGCGAAGGACCCCTCCCCCTTCCTCGGTCCGGGAGCCGAACCGGGTGAGTTCAAGCTGCAGGACATCCAGTCGGCCCCCGACGACTACTTCGTCGGGCTGTACGACGCGTCCGGCAACCTGCTGATCAGCAACTGGGGCGCGAACGACACCAACGCCATGCCATCCGCGGCCGTGTCGCTCGACTCGACGAACCTGCTCGAGGGCAAGGTGTTCACCACCGAGTCCCTCGACCAGCGCACCGAGTGGCACGCCGTCTCCACGATCGTGTACATCGGCACCGACGGGTCGCAGGGAAGCATCGTCATCGCGCAGGCGCTCACCGCGACGGAACGCACCACCGCCACCTACCTCTCGATCTTCCTGGCGTTCGGCATCGGTGTGGTCATCCTGGGCGCCATGCTGACGCGACTCCTCGTCACGTCCACGTTCGGGCCGCTCCGCGCGGTGGAGCGCACGGCGGCAGCGATCGCCGACGGCGACTTCAGCCAGCGGCTCTCCGACGACATCCCCAACACCGAGGTCGGACGACTCAACCGCTCCCTCAACACCATGCTCTCGCGCATCGACCGCGCGTTCGCCGATAGAGCCCGCACCATCGACCAGATGCGGCGCTTCGTGGGCGATGCGTCGCACGAGCTGCGCACCCCCCTCGTCTCGGTGCGCGGCTACGCCGAGCTGTACCGGATGGGGGCACTGCAGACCCCCGAGGACGTCGCGTCGGCCATGGAGCGCATCGAGAAGGAGGCGATCCGCATGTCGACGCTCGTGGAGGACCTCCTCGAGCTCGCTCGCCTCGACGAGACCCGTCCGCTCCAGCTCTCCCGCGTCGACCTGGTCCCGCTCGCGATGGATGCGGCGATGGATGCACGCGCATCCAGCCCCCAGCGGGTGATCTCGGTCATCACGCCGCTGGGGCCGTCGGAGGTGGCGATCACCCCCGTGCTGCCGGCGCTCGACGCCGCACCCGCACCCGCGCCGGCACCCGCCTCCTCGTCCGAGTCGTCGGCCGTCGCCCCGGAGTCCGCGCCCGCCCCCACCGGGGTCGCGCCGGCCAAGCCGCCGCGTGGGGTGTCGACGGCCACGCGCCCGATCGCCGCGCTCGGAGCCCGCCTGCGTCGCCGCGGTCGGACCGCGCCGGTGCCGATCCCCGGCATCGCGCAGTCGGCCGACGAGACCGCCCCCATCCCCACCGCCTCGCTGACCAGGCCGATCGTGCTGGCGGAGGAGAACAAGATCCGCCAGGTGATCGCGAACCTCGTGGGGAACGCGCTCCGCTACACCCCCGACGACAGTCCGATCGACATCGCGGTGAGCGCCGACGACACCCGCCGGGTGGCCGTGCTCGACGTCATCGACCACGGTGAGGGCATCCCCCCGCAGATCCGCGAGAAGATCTTCCAGCGGTTCTGGCGCGCCGACACCTCCCGTGCCCGCGAGACCGGCGGCAGCGGACTCGGGCTCGCGATCGTCGCGTCGATCGTCGCCACGCACCAGGGCACCGTCGAGGCTCTCGAGACCCCGGGCGGCGGCGCCACCTTCCGCGTCACCCTCCCCCTCGTGCCCGTCCCCGGATCCCCCGCCCCCACTCCCCGCGACGCCCGCGCCGCCGCGGCCGCGTCCGCCGCGACCCCGCCCGCATCCGCATCCGCATCCGCATCCGCTACGCCGACGGATGCGGACGGCGACGAGGGCGAGGGCCCCTCGTCCACGACCACCGCGTACCTCTCGTAG
- a CDS encoding response regulator transcription factor: protein MTGPRILIVDDEPNIRDLLTTSLRFAGFAVRAVNNGAQTISAVLEEEPDLIILDVMLPDMNGFGVTKRLRAAGYTAPILFLTAKDDTEDKITGLTVGGDDYVTKPFSLDEIVARIKAILRRTMQADEDAIIRAGDLTMDQDTHEVFVGDVAIELSPTEFKLLRYLMLNPNRVLSKAQILDHVWEYDFNGDAGIVESYISYLRRKLDAHTDESLIQTKRGFGYMLKVSKAS from the coding sequence ATGACCGGCCCCCGCATCCTCATCGTCGACGACGAACCCAACATCCGCGATCTGCTCACCACGAGCCTGCGCTTCGCAGGGTTCGCCGTGCGCGCCGTGAACAACGGTGCGCAGACGATCTCCGCGGTGCTGGAGGAGGAGCCCGATCTCATCATCCTCGACGTGATGCTCCCCGACATGAACGGCTTCGGCGTCACCAAGCGGCTCCGCGCGGCCGGGTACACCGCCCCCATCCTCTTCCTCACCGCGAAGGACGACACAGAGGACAAGATCACCGGCCTGACGGTCGGCGGCGACGACTACGTCACCAAGCCGTTCAGCCTCGACGAGATCGTCGCGCGCATCAAGGCCATCCTCCGCCGCACCATGCAGGCCGATGAGGACGCCATCATCCGCGCCGGCGACCTGACCATGGACCAGGACACGCACGAGGTGTTCGTCGGCGACGTCGCGATCGAGCTCTCCCCCACCGAGTTCAAGCTGCTGCGGTACCTCATGCTGAACCCCAACCGGGTGCTGTCGAAGGCGCAGATCCTCGACCACGTGTGGGAGTACGACTTCAACGGCGACGCCGGCATCGTCGAGTCCTACATCTCCTACCTCCGCCGCAAGCTGGATGCGCACACCGACGAGTCGCTCATCCAGACCAAGCGCGGGTTCGGCTACATGCTGAAGGTCAGCAAGGCCTCGTAG